A window of the Henckelia pumila isolate YLH828 chromosome 3, ASM3356847v2, whole genome shotgun sequence genome harbors these coding sequences:
- the LOC140893324 gene encoding MLO-like protein 8, with protein MAGEAKGASRNLDQTPTWAVAGVCAIIIIISIALEKVLHKAGAWLTVRHKRALYEALEKVKAELMILGFISLILVFSQYYIADICIPVHVADTMLPCSAKDISKNTDNPKRRLLSYERRVLAASKEPACKEGQVSLISVKGLHQIHILIFFLAVFHVAYSAITMGLGKLKTRRWKQWEQETSSHEYEFSHDSSRFRLTHETSFVRAHTSFWTRIPFFFYIGCFFRQFFRSVSKSDYLTLRNGFISVHLAPGSKFDFQKYIKRSLEDDYKTVVGVSPILWASFVVYLLINVSGWKALFWASLLPLVIILAVGTKLQAILTKMALEIIERHAVVQGIPLVQGSDKYFWFGRPQLVLQLIQFALFQNAFQITYFFWIWYEYGISSCFHDDIGFVIAKVALGVALLFFCSYITLPLYALVAQMGSHMKKSIFDEQTSAALKKWHMAVKKKHGDKPGSSPARTLGEGSMSPDVSSMGYPVQSTGGKFQHYKSTLGRSTHSGYDASDQIEDEPHVPAALAARSSLIIRVDRDIDQDDSASLPHPGNENKAENFSFGKPAAEK; from the exons ATGGCGGGCGAGGCGAAGGGTGCATCAAGAAATCTTGATCAGACCCCAACATGGGCAGTTGCTGGAGTTTGTGCAATCATTATAATCATCTCTATCGCCCTCGAGAAGGTCCTCCATAAAGCCGGAGCG TGGTTGACGGTGAGACACAAAAGAGCTCTTTATGAGGCGTTGGAGAAGGTCAAAGCCG AGTTGATGATACTCGGTTTCATTTCGCTAATCCTCGTATTCAGCCAGTATTATATTGCTGACATATGCATACCGGTGCACGTTGCTGACACAATGTTGCCTTGCTCTGCAAAGGACATAAGTAAGAACACAGATAATCCGAAACGTAGACTCTTGTCTTATGAGCGTAGAGTCTTAGCCGCGAGCAAAGAGCCTGCTTGCAAGGAG GGGCAAGTCTCTCTTATATCAGTGAAAGGACTGCATCAGATACACATCCTTATCTTCTTTTTAGCTGTGTTTCATGTTGCTTATAGCGCGATTACTATGGGGCTTGGAAAACTTAAG ACTCGTCGATGGAAGCAATGGGAGCAGGAGACTTCATCCCATGAGTACGAGTTTTCGCATG ATTCCTCAAGATTCAGGCTTACACATGAAACGTCTTTCGTAAGGGCTCACACGAGTTTCTGGACCAGAATTCCCTTCTTCTTCTATATT GGATGCTTCTTTAGACAGTTTTTCCGGTCTGTCAGCAAATCTGATTACTTGACCCTGCGGAACGGGTTCATTTCT gTTCATTTGGCACCTGGAAGTAAATTCGACTtccaaaaatacataaaaagatCACTTGAAGATGATTACAAGACCGTAGTGGGAGTAAG TCCAATATTGTGGGCATCGTTTGTTGTGTACCTGCTCATAAATGTCAGCG GGTGGAAGGCACTTTTTTGGGCATCATTACTACCTCTAGTC ATAATCTTAGCCGTCGGCACGAAGCTGCAAGCTATTTTGACGAAGATGGCACTTGAAATAATCGAGAGGCATGCAGTAGTCCAAGGCATACCTCTTGTGCAGGGCTCGGATAAATACTTTTGGTTTGGTCGTCCCCAGTTGGTGCTGCAGCTTATACAATTTGCATTGTTTCAG AATGCCttccaaatcacatactttttCTGGATTTGG TATGAATATGGTATCTCCTCTTGCTTCCATGATGACATCGGGTTCGTGATTGCGAAAGTTGCATTGGG GGTGGCGCTCCTGTTCTTCTGCAGCTACATTACTCTTCCTTTATACGCCCTCGTGGCTCAG ATGGGCTCACACATGAAGAAAAGCATATTCGATGAACAAACATCAGCCGCTCTCAAGAAATGGCACATGGCTGTTAAGAAAAAGCACGGGGACAAACCAGGTAGTTCGCCAGCACGAACACTTGGAGAGGGGAGCATGAGCCCGGATGTCTCTTCAATGGGTTACCCAGTCCAATCCACGGGCGGAAAGTTCCAACATTACAAATCGACTCTTGGCCGTTCCACACATTCTGGATACGatgcatcggatcaaattgaaGATGAACCTCATGTACCAGCAGCGCTAGCAGCAAGGTCGAGTTTAATCATACGAGTGGACCGTGATATTGATCAAGATGACAGCGCAAGTTTACCTCATCCAGGGAATGAAAATAAAGCCGAAAACTTTTCATTTGGGAAGCCTGCTGCTGAGAAATGA